The proteins below come from a single Miscanthus floridulus cultivar M001 chromosome 1, ASM1932011v1, whole genome shotgun sequence genomic window:
- the LOC136453969 gene encoding uncharacterized protein produces the protein MTNTVKGNFSDAVWDIKQIKDKLNVTTPEGNFLWSLHVELSPFLIAKFQLSKKRYVYIAADSIIMGKVEDLGCMDLGSYAIGAVEDYSKRLNDYISMDYLSAIQRAGAAQSWVSKEPYNKDACLLDFDVLLIEPRKLEKNLVVPIMWWNSVINLAKGKDQIRLAVTLAFNDKYMKLPSNWKRTDDNADIINFDGCKNVCSEDGLQHEQSGYGSTWQRYLNQKSGAILNA, from the exons AAGCAAATCAAGGACAAGCTAAATGTTACCACTCCAGAAGGAAACTTTCTTTGGTCACTCCACGTGGAATTGTCACCCTTTCTTATCGCAAAATTTCAGTTGTCCAAAAAGAGATATGTTTATATCGCTGCAGACTCCATCATAATG GGTAAAGTCGAAGATCTTGGTTGCATGGATTTAGGCAGCTATGCAATTGGCGCTGTTGAAGATTACAGTAAGCGTCTCAATGATTATATCAGTATGGATTATCTTAGTGCCATACAAAGAGCGGGAGCTGCACAAAGTTGGGTGTCTAAAGAACCTTATAACAAGGATGCATGCCTACTTGATTTTGATGTGCTCTTGATAGAGCCTCGCAAGCTGGAGAAAAACCTGGTTGTTCCCATCATGTGGTGGAATAGTGTCATTAATTTAGCCAAAGGTAA GGACCAGATTAGGTTGGCCGTAACTCTGGCCTTCAATGATAAGTACATGAAGCTCCCATCAAACTGGAAGCGCACAGATGATAACGCTGATATCATCAACTTTGATGGATGCAAGAATGTTTGTTCTGAGGATGGACTTCAGCATGAGCAATCAGGCTATGGTTCAACCTGGCAGCGATACCTTAATCAGAAATCTGGAGCCATACTGAACGCCTAA